The Salvelinus fontinalis isolate EN_2023a chromosome 36, ASM2944872v1, whole genome shotgun sequence genome window below encodes:
- the LOC129835458 gene encoding plasminogen activator inhibitor 1-like, protein MLCLYVWFFLGLFGAAISNLQEKQTDFGMRVFSQVAQNSKGSNLAFSPYGVATILGMAQLGAGGNTLKTMNAKLGFSLQERGMARQQRLLQRDISSEEGVELASGVMVERKMTLEKGFRRGLGKAFQASPHQLDFSRPDQALDIINAWVSDHTAGTIPSFLSSGALTDETRMVLLNALHFQGLWKVPFDPKMTEERLFHCANGSSVPVPMMRLTHSFKYGEFVTPDGVDYDVIEVPYEGESLSMLLVSPFEPETPVSSLSSELTTQRLQQWRQELRSVKRQLALPRFTLDTEVDLKSILIRMGLGDMFNLAKADFTRITTEQPLCVSKVLQKVKIEVNEEGTKGSAATAAILFSRMAVEEITMNRPFLFLIHHKSTGAVLFMGQVNQPQQH, encoded by the exons aTGCTGTGCCTGTACGTGTGGTTCTTCCTCGGCCTGTTCGGAGCCGCCATCTCTAACCtccaggagaaacagacagactttGGGATGCGGGTCTTCTCCCAGGTGGCCCAGAACTCCAAGGGGTCTAACCTGGCCTTCTCCCCCTACGGCGTGGCCACCATTCTGGGCATGGCTCAGCTGGGAGCTGGGGGCAACACCCTGAAGACCATGAACGCCAAATTGGGTTTCTCACTACAAG agaGAGGGATGGCGCGTCAGCAGCGTCTTCTCCAACGGGACATCTCCAGTGAGGAGGGAGTGGAGCTGGCCAGCGGCGTCATGGTGGAGAGAAAGATGACTCTGGAGAAAGGCTTCAGGAGGGGACTGGGGAAAGCCTTCCAGGCCTCCCCTCACCAGCTGGACTTCTCTAGGCCAGACCAGGCCCTGGACATCATCAACGCCTGGGTCTCTGACCACACTGCAG GTACCATcccttccttcctgtcttccGGTGCTCTGACCGATGAGACCCGTATGGTCCTGCTGAACGCCCTTCACTTCCAGGGGCTATGGAAGGTCCCCTTTGACCCCAAGATGACGGAGGAGAGGCTGTTCCACTGTGCCAACGGCAGCTCCGTGCCCGTACCCATGATGAGGCTCACACACAGCTTCAAATACG gtGAGTTCGTGACCCCCGACGGCGTGGACTACGACGTCATCGAGGTTCCTTACGAAGGCGAGTCCCTGAGCATGCTGCTGGTCTCCCCCTTCGAGCCCGAGACGCCAGTGAGCTCACTCAGTAGCGAGCTGACCACCCAACGGCTGCAGCAGTGGAGACAGGAGCTGAGGAGTGTTAAACGTCAACTGGCCCTGCCTAGGTTCACCCTGGACACTGAGGTGGATCTGAAGTCTATTCTAATCAGGATGGGGTTGGGGGATATGttcaacctggccaaggcagACTTCACCCGCATCACCA ctgAGCAGCCTCTGTGTGTGTCCAAGGTTCTACAGAAAGTCAAGATTGAGGTGAACGAGGAGGGAACCAAAGGATCAGCTGCCACAG CTGCCATCCTGTTCTCTCGTATGGCTGTAGAGGAGATCACAATGAATAGACCTTTCCTCTTCCTCATACATCACAAGTCCACAG GTGCTGTTCTGTTCATGGGTCAAGTCAACCAACCCCAGCAACACTAG